The Acinonyx jubatus isolate Ajub_Pintada_27869175 chromosome D1, VMU_Ajub_asm_v1.0, whole genome shotgun sequence genome includes a window with the following:
- the CLNS1A gene encoding methylosome subunit pICln isoform X2, which translates to MSFLKSFPPPGSAEGLRQQQPETEAVLNGKGLGTGTLYIAESRLSWLDGSGLGFSLEYPTISLHAVSRDLNAYPREHLYVMVNAKFGEESKESVAEEEEDDSDDDVEPIAEFRFVPNDKSALEAMFTAMCECQALHPDPEDEDSDDYDGEEYDVEAHEQGQGDIPTFYTYEEGLSHLTAEGQATLERLEGMLSQSVSSQYNMAGVRTEDSIRDYEG; encoded by the exons ATGAGCTTCCTCAAAAGTTTCCCGCCGCCCGGCTCGGCTGAGGGGCTCCGGCAGCAGCAGCCAGAGACCGAGGCTGTGCTGAACGGCAAGGGCCTCGGCACCGGCACCCTTTACATCGCTGAGAG CCGCCTGTCTTGGTTAGATGGCTCTGGATTAGGATTCTCACTGGAATACCCCACTATTAGCTTGCATGCGGTGTCCAGGGACCTAAATGCCTATCCACGAGAGCATTTGTATGTTATGGTGAATGCCAAATTTGGAG AGGAATCAAAAGAATCTGTTGCTGAGGAAGAAGAAGACGACAGTGATGATGATGTTGAACCTATTGCTGAATTTAGATTTGTGCCTAATGATAAGTCAGCAT TGGAGGCAATGTTCACTGCAATGTGTGAATGCCAGGCTTTGCATCCAGATCCTGAGGATGAAGATTCAGATGATTACGATGGAGAAGAATATGATGTGGAAGCACATG aacaagGGCAGGGAGACATCCCTACATTTTACACCTATGAAGAAGGATTGTCCCATTTAACAGCAGAAGGCCAAGCCACATTGGAGAGATTAGAAGGAATGCTTTCTCAGTCTGTGAGCAGCCAATACAACATGGCTGGAGTTCGGACAGAAGATTCAATAAGAGATTATGAAG
- the CLNS1A gene encoding methylosome subunit pICln isoform X1: MSFLKSFPPPGSAEGLRQQQPETEAVLNGKGLGTGTLYIAESRLSWLDGSGLGFSLEYPTISLHAVSRDLNAYPREHLYVMVNAKFGEESKESVAEEEEDDSDDDVEPIAEFRFVPNDKSALEAMFTAMCECQALHPDPEDEDSDDYDGEEYDVEAHEQGQGDIPTFYTYEEGLSHLTAEGQATLERLEGMLSQSVSSQYNMAGVRTEDSIRDYEDGMEVDTTPTVAGQFEDADVDH, encoded by the exons ATGAGCTTCCTCAAAAGTTTCCCGCCGCCCGGCTCGGCTGAGGGGCTCCGGCAGCAGCAGCCAGAGACCGAGGCTGTGCTGAACGGCAAGGGCCTCGGCACCGGCACCCTTTACATCGCTGAGAG CCGCCTGTCTTGGTTAGATGGCTCTGGATTAGGATTCTCACTGGAATACCCCACTATTAGCTTGCATGCGGTGTCCAGGGACCTAAATGCCTATCCACGAGAGCATTTGTATGTTATGGTGAATGCCAAATTTGGAG AGGAATCAAAAGAATCTGTTGCTGAGGAAGAAGAAGACGACAGTGATGATGATGTTGAACCTATTGCTGAATTTAGATTTGTGCCTAATGATAAGTCAGCAT TGGAGGCAATGTTCACTGCAATGTGTGAATGCCAGGCTTTGCATCCAGATCCTGAGGATGAAGATTCAGATGATTACGATGGAGAAGAATATGATGTGGAAGCACATG aacaagGGCAGGGAGACATCCCTACATTTTACACCTATGAAGAAGGATTGTCCCATTTAACAGCAGAAGGCCAAGCCACATTGGAGAGATTAGAAGGAATGCTTTCTCAGTCTGTGAGCAGCCAATACAACATGGCTGGAGTTCGGACAGAAGATTCAATAAGAGATTATGAAG